CCGGTCGGGGCGCATCGGCCCTCTCGGTGCACGGCCTCTTCGGAAACGGACCCCTGGACGCCGGGCGGAGCTTTCCGGGAGGAAGGTCAAGCGCAGACTCGCGGGTTCATCGCGAGTCGAGCGACTTCGCCAAGGACCCCCCTCCGAGGATGCGGAAGCCAGACATGACGCCGCGTAACGGTGCGTGCCGATGTGGCGCTCGCCGCAGGGGGGGGAAAGTTCAGGAACGTCCCTGTTCTACGGCACCTGTCGACGACGTGACCGTCACGCCGCCCTGTAACCCCCCGGTGGCCGGATCAGACTCTCGGCCGGAATGCCGAGCTCGATATGGAGACGCCAAGCCATCTTCATCGTCAGCGGACGCCTCCGGCTTAACACCTCGTACACGCGGTTACGTCTTCCGATCATCGGCTCCAGATCCTTGGGGGTAAGTCCCAACTGTTCCATCCGGAACTTGATCGCCTCGACCGGATCGGGGAGGTCGAGCAGGTAATGCTTCCGCTCATACGCCTCGACCAGTGCGACAAGAATGTCGAGCCGCTCCCCCTTCGGGGTGTTCGGGGCGGCATCCATGAGGGTCTCGATCTCCTTCAATGTTCGCCGATGGTCCGCCTTGGTCTTGATGGGCCGGATGTTCATGGCTTCTTCCCCCTTTACACCGTTTGTGCGTCGATTGCGTCGTACCGCGCGTGCGTCCCGATGAATCGTACATAGACGACACGGTACGGGTAGTTGATCCAGACAACGATCCGGTATTTGTTCCCGGCGATGTTGAAGACCACCCTACCGCCCTTGAGTATGCTCGCGTTCGCGAAGTCCCTCTTCACATCCGCAGGGGAGGCCCAGTCCGCCTTCAAAACGTGTCGATACCACGCCAAGGTCGGCTCCCGGGCGTCCGTGAAGGCTGGGGCATCGTCCCAGAACTTCTTCAGCGTGGAGAGGGCGATGACCCGCATGAACGAAGTATAGTCCCATTTTGGGACTCGCGCAAGAGGGCCCCGGGCGCAGGATGCGAAGGTCTCGCAAGAGGGCGCTCGACCGCGGCACACGGTACCGGGGACCCCAGGCGATGCGGGGGGGTCGACGAGGCGGCGGGGAAACTCCTGATTCTATCGGCGAATGAAAAAGGAGTGTCCCCCCGAAGGAAGAAATCGCGTCGAGCGGAACCGGCAGCGAGCGGGCGCAAGGTCGCGAGCGTAGCCGAGGGGACCCCTCCGCGAGCCAGGGGTCCCGGAGGCGAAGTCGCATCTGCGCGCCCCATTGCTGAGCGGGGACTTTCCTCCAACCG
This window of the Candidatus Deferrimicrobiaceae bacterium genome carries:
- a CDS encoding type II toxin-antitoxin system HigB family toxin, whose product is MRVIALSTLKKFWDDAPAFTDAREPTLAWYRHVLKADWASPADVKRDFANASILKGGRVVFNIAGNKYRIVVWINYPYRVVYVRFIGTHARYDAIDAQTV